In Bacillus sp. KH172YL63, one genomic interval encodes:
- the panC gene encoding pantoate--beta-alanine ligase translates to MNIIKEITHLQKEIGHLKKKGASIGFVPTMGFLHEGHLTLVKEARSNHDVVVMSIFVNPLQFGPNEDFDRYPRDVERDSRLAAESGVDILFIPEVEGIYPGVQSIVMNVKERVGVMCGRKREGHFDGVVTVLTKLFHLVQPDSAYFGLKDAQQVAVVEGLVSDYFFPVEIIRVPTIRESDGLAKSSRNVYLSEEERAEAPCIYKSLVKAKMQIEAGERNPSDIISMITSYIHDHTSGIIDYIEVHSYPELKSLNELKGDVIIAMAVQFKHARLIDNIIISVGTEEDSHV, encoded by the coding sequence ATGAACATAATCAAGGAAATCACCCATTTACAAAAAGAGATAGGTCATCTGAAGAAAAAGGGTGCATCTATAGGATTTGTCCCGACGATGGGTTTCCTCCATGAAGGACACCTCACTCTTGTGAAGGAAGCGCGAAGTAATCATGATGTTGTCGTCATGAGCATATTTGTCAATCCACTTCAATTCGGACCGAATGAAGACTTTGACCGTTATCCCCGTGACGTTGAAAGGGACTCGAGGTTGGCGGCCGAATCAGGTGTTGACATCTTGTTCATACCTGAAGTGGAAGGGATCTACCCTGGCGTACAGTCAATTGTCATGAATGTGAAAGAGCGGGTCGGCGTCATGTGCGGACGAAAGCGGGAAGGTCATTTTGACGGTGTGGTCACGGTGTTGACGAAACTGTTCCACCTCGTTCAGCCTGACAGCGCTTATTTCGGCTTGAAGGATGCCCAGCAGGTTGCCGTAGTGGAAGGGCTAGTAAGCGATTATTTCTTCCCGGTCGAGATCATCAGGGTACCGACCATCCGCGAAAGCGATGGGTTGGCGAAAAGTTCAAGAAATGTATACCTGTCTGAAGAAGAAAGAGCAGAAGCGCCCTGTATCTACAAAAGCCTTGTAAAGGCGAAGATGCAGATTGAAGCGGGGGAGCGCAACCCTTCAGACATCATTTCAATGATTACTTCTTATATCCATGATCATACATCAGGAATCATCGATTATATAGAAGTACATTCATATCCCGAATTGAAAAGTTTGAATGAGCTTAAAGGCGACGTCATCATCGCCATGGCCGTTCAATTTAAACATGCAAGATTAATCGACAATATCATCATCAGTGTAGGGACAGAGGAGGATTCACATGTATAG
- a CDS encoding cell wall elongation regulator TseB-like domain-containing protein, whose protein sequence is MKKWITIAAAVFIVIGTAASILLYQTSRNPLDLKIEKALLRVEKETSIESVENTSFYNGSKPYVVVTGKNSNNETMVAWIPNEKGKIVERKWADGLSKDQALSKLRDEKQPKEVLSVRLGYESVGPVWEITYLDNQDNLNYFYLLFSTGEWWRKIENL, encoded by the coding sequence ATGAAAAAATGGATAACAATCGCCGCAGCCGTATTCATCGTCATAGGCACTGCAGCTTCGATTCTGCTCTACCAGACTTCCCGTAATCCCCTGGATCTGAAGATAGAGAAGGCCCTTTTAAGGGTCGAGAAAGAAACGTCAATTGAGTCAGTGGAAAACACCAGCTTTTACAATGGTTCAAAGCCCTATGTGGTTGTGACCGGGAAGAACAGCAATAATGAGACGATGGTAGCTTGGATACCGAATGAAAAAGGGAAGATTGTTGAACGGAAATGGGCAGATGGTCTATCAAAAGATCAGGCCCTCAGTAAACTAAGAGATGAGAAGCAGCCTAAAGAAGTTCTATCGGTCCGATTGGGCTATGAATCGGTTGGCCCGGTGTGGGAAATTACGTATTTGGATAACCAGGACAATTTAAATTATTTCTATCTATTATTTTCTACCGGAGAATGGTGGAGGAAGATCGAAAACTTATGA
- a CDS encoding YpmA family protein, which translates to MESRIEILSTVRIEYTDNLYKIVDTLNRTLKKDDYMFGLALDPEDQNQAVLTIYRT; encoded by the coding sequence ATGGAGAGCCGAATTGAAATACTTTCCACCGTCCGTATCGAATACACGGATAATTTATATAAAATCGTGGATACATTGAATAGAACGTTAAAAAAAGATGATTATATGTTTGGTTTAGCATTAGATCCGGAAGATCAAAATCAAGCAGTACTAACAATTTATCGTACATAA
- a CDS encoding biotin--[acetyl-CoA-carboxylase] ligase, which yields MQSTIRKKVLQALSESNQEFLSGQALADIAGCSRTAIWKHIEELRKEGFVLEAVRKKGYRIIETPDGVSGNNIRLGLGTKTLGTVIHYEETVESTQKIAHMLASDGAVEGTLVIADEQTAGRGRLMREWHSSKGTGIWMSLILKPLLPPQKAPQFTLITAVAVVQAIEEATGLEPQIKWPNDILIDGKKVTGILTELQAESDKINSIIIGIGMNVNQQSEHFPDEIQGIATSLSLEKGEHISRAEVVQKVLERIEALYSLYMKEGFTPIKLLWESYAISIGKRIRARTINGTIEGRALGITEDGVLKIEDSSGTVHQIYSADIEVNI from the coding sequence ATGCAATCGACTATAAGAAAGAAGGTCCTGCAAGCGTTGTCGGAATCGAATCAGGAGTTCCTTTCTGGACAGGCACTGGCAGATATCGCAGGCTGTTCCAGGACGGCGATTTGGAAGCATATCGAAGAACTTCGCAAAGAAGGGTTTGTGCTGGAAGCTGTAAGGAAAAAAGGATACCGGATCATTGAAACACCAGACGGAGTCTCAGGGAACAACATCCGGCTCGGCCTTGGGACGAAGACGTTGGGGACCGTGATCCATTACGAAGAAACGGTTGAAAGCACCCAGAAAATCGCTCATATGCTGGCGAGTGATGGAGCAGTCGAAGGGACCCTTGTCATAGCGGATGAACAGACTGCAGGCAGGGGCAGGCTGATGAGGGAGTGGCATTCTTCGAAGGGGACCGGGATTTGGATGAGTCTGATTCTGAAGCCGTTACTCCCTCCGCAAAAGGCTCCCCAGTTCACGCTTATCACAGCAGTCGCAGTCGTTCAGGCGATCGAGGAAGCAACAGGCCTTGAGCCGCAGATCAAATGGCCGAATGATATTCTCATTGACGGAAAGAAAGTGACCGGAATCCTGACGGAATTGCAGGCTGAATCGGATAAAATCAATTCGATCATTATCGGGATTGGAATGAATGTTAATCAACAGAGTGAGCACTTCCCCGACGAAATACAGGGAATTGCCACTTCCCTTTCACTTGAAAAAGGTGAACATATCTCAAGGGCAGAGGTTGTCCAGAAAGTGTTAGAGCGGATCGAAGCGCTGTATTCTCTTTATATGAAAGAAGGATTCACGCCGATCAAGCTGTTATGGGAAAGTTACGCCATCAGCATTGGGAAAAGGATTCGTGCCCGGACGATCAACGGTACGATAGAAGGACGTGCTTTAGGCATCACGGAGGACGGGGTGCTGAAAATAGAAGACTCGTCAGGTACCGTGCACCAGATATATTCTGCGGATATTGAAGTGAATATATAA
- the panD gene encoding aspartate 1-decarboxylase: protein MYRTMMSGKIHRATVTEANLNYVGSITIDQDILDAVGMMANEKVQIVNNNNGARLETYIIPGERGSGVVCLNGAAARLVQKGDIVIIISYKLVAEEMVHDHIPKVAIMGENNTIIDMIGTEPEATVY from the coding sequence ATGTATAGAACAATGATGAGTGGGAAAATCCACAGGGCAACGGTAACAGAAGCGAACCTGAATTATGTGGGAAGCATTACAATCGATCAGGATATCCTGGATGCTGTCGGCATGATGGCGAACGAAAAGGTTCAAATCGTGAACAATAATAACGGTGCACGCCTCGAGACATATATCATCCCTGGTGAAAGAGGGAGCGGTGTCGTCTGTTTGAACGGTGCTGCCGCGAGACTTGTCCAAAAAGGCGATATCGTCATCATTATCTCTTATAAACTCGTTGCAGAAGAAATGGTACATGATCATATCCCGAAAGTGGCGATCATGGGTGAAAACAATACGATCATCGATATGATTGGGACAGAGCCTGAAGCGACAGTCTATTAA
- the asnS gene encoding asparagine--tRNA ligase, with protein sequence MKTTISQVSKFVGEEVTIGAWLANKRSSGKIAFLQLRDGTGFIQGVVVKSEVEEEMFQKAKSLTQETSLYVTGTVSEDSRSPFGYELQVKSVEVIHEAVDYPITPKEHGTEFLMDHRHLWLRSRKQHAVMKVRNEIIRATYEFFNQEGFVKVDPPILTGSAPEGTTELFATKYFEEDAYLSQSGQLYMEAAAMALGKVFSFGPTFRAEKSKTRRHLIEFWMIEPEMAFYNFKDNLEVQEQYVSYIVQSVLENCKLELERLGRDTSKLEQIKAPFPRITYDDALTLLNEKGFDDIEWGDDFGAPHETAIAESYDKPVFITHYPTSLKPFYMQPDPDRDDVVLCADLIAPEGYGEIIGGSERIHDAELMKRRIEEHELATDAYKWYLELREYGSVPHSGFGLGLERTVAWISGVDHVRETIPFPRLLNRLYP encoded by the coding sequence GTGAAAACTACTATATCGCAAGTAAGTAAGTTTGTCGGGGAAGAAGTCACCATCGGGGCTTGGCTTGCCAACAAACGTTCAAGTGGGAAGATTGCCTTTCTTCAACTTCGTGACGGAACTGGATTCATTCAGGGTGTTGTCGTGAAAAGTGAAGTAGAAGAGGAAATGTTCCAAAAAGCTAAATCGTTAACACAGGAAACATCCCTGTATGTGACTGGAACGGTTTCTGAAGACTCACGCTCACCATTCGGATATGAACTGCAGGTAAAGAGCGTTGAAGTGATCCATGAAGCAGTGGATTATCCAATTACACCGAAAGAACACGGTACAGAGTTCTTGATGGATCATCGTCACCTATGGCTTCGTTCCCGTAAACAGCATGCTGTTATGAAAGTACGTAACGAAATCATCCGTGCCACTTATGAATTTTTCAATCAAGAAGGATTTGTTAAGGTAGATCCGCCGATCCTGACTGGAAGTGCGCCTGAAGGTACGACTGAGTTATTTGCCACAAAGTATTTTGAAGAAGATGCATATCTTTCTCAGAGCGGGCAGCTGTACATGGAAGCAGCCGCTATGGCATTAGGGAAAGTATTCTCTTTCGGCCCGACTTTCAGGGCTGAAAAATCAAAGACACGCCGTCATTTGATTGAATTCTGGATGATTGAGCCTGAAATGGCTTTCTATAATTTTAAAGATAACCTGGAAGTGCAGGAGCAATATGTATCCTATATCGTTCAATCGGTATTGGAAAACTGCAAGCTTGAGCTGGAGAGATTAGGAAGGGATACTTCTAAATTAGAACAGATCAAGGCACCTTTCCCTCGCATCACCTATGATGATGCCCTTACATTATTAAATGAAAAAGGTTTTGATGATATCGAGTGGGGAGACGACTTTGGTGCGCCACATGAGACGGCGATCGCAGAGAGCTATGATAAGCCGGTATTCATCACCCATTACCCGACATCATTAAAGCCGTTCTACATGCAGCCTGATCCAGATCGTGATGATGTCGTGCTGTGTGCCGACCTTATTGCGCCTGAAGGCTATGGAGAAATCATCGGTGGCTCGGAGCGAATCCATGATGCAGAGCTTATGAAGCGCCGCATTGAAGAGCATGAGCTTGCGACCGATGCATATAAATGGTACTTGGAATTAAGAGAATATGGTTCTGTACCTCATTCAGGTTTCGGTCTTGGACTCGAAAGAACAGTTGCCTGGATCAGCGGAGTGGATCACGTAAGGGAAACCATCCCATTCCCACGTCTGTTGAACCGCTTATATCCATAA
- the panB gene encoding 3-methyl-2-oxobutanoate hydroxymethyltransferase, which translates to MKQTTDFLKMKNEKKKISMLTAYDYPTAKIAEEAGIDVILVGDSLGMVVLGYDSTVPVTVADMIHHTKAVKRGAKDTFIVTDMPFMSYHLSREETLKTAAEILQQGGAHAVKVEGSGHVIDRIQSLTSAGIPVVAHLGLTPQSVGVLGGYKVQGKTAEAARQLIEDARKCEEAGAFALVLECVPKQLAKEVSEALKIPTIGIGAGRDTDGQVLVFHDLVTFGVDRVPKFVKQYSNVTEIMRSGIATYIAEVKAESFPDDAQSFTMGDEELQALYGGLSK; encoded by the coding sequence ATGAAACAAACGACAGATTTTCTCAAAATGAAAAACGAAAAGAAAAAGATTTCGATGTTGACGGCATACGATTATCCGACCGCCAAAATTGCGGAAGAAGCAGGGATCGATGTCATTCTTGTCGGCGACAGCCTCGGCATGGTCGTATTGGGCTATGATTCAACGGTGCCTGTAACTGTTGCAGATATGATTCATCATACGAAGGCAGTTAAAAGAGGGGCGAAAGACACGTTCATCGTGACGGACATGCCGTTTATGTCTTACCATCTATCAAGGGAAGAAACCCTGAAGACAGCTGCAGAGATCCTTCAGCAGGGAGGCGCACATGCAGTGAAGGTGGAAGGAAGCGGACATGTCATCGACCGCATCCAATCCCTGACTTCTGCAGGCATTCCGGTCGTGGCACATTTAGGGTTGACCCCACAGTCCGTCGGTGTCCTAGGCGGATACAAAGTACAGGGGAAGACAGCCGAAGCAGCCAGGCAGTTGATTGAAGATGCACGAAAATGTGAAGAAGCAGGGGCATTTGCCCTGGTCCTTGAGTGTGTACCGAAACAACTTGCCAAAGAAGTATCAGAAGCGTTAAAGATTCCGACAATCGGTATCGGGGCAGGAAGGGATACCGACGGTCAAGTGTTGGTTTTTCATGATCTTGTCACGTTTGGAGTGGACCGGGTACCGAAATTCGTCAAACAATACAGCAATGTCACAGAGATCATGCGCTCCGGAATTGCCACATATATAGCTGAAGTGAAAGCCGAGAGCTTTCCGGATGATGCCCAATCTTTTACCATGGGTGATGAGGAGCTTCAGGCGCTGTATGGAGGATTATCTAAATGA
- the dinG gene encoding ATP-dependent DNA helicase DinG gives MYPFKLVVVDLETTGNSPKRGEKIIQISAVIIEGGKIIDQFTSFVSPGKPIPAFIEELTGINDDMVKDAPAFHEIAPKILEILDQGVFVAHNVQFDLSFLQAELEEAGYNPFKGPSFDTVELAKVVLPSADSFKLSELSNSLDLSHVRPHQADSDAYVTAEILLYFIEELSKLPMVTLEKLYKLSYHLKSDLSLLFDGIVSEKQRHVDDLPAEMEVYRGIALKKKDASPSDEAPMDVLDPEAFNIEEYLSRHVPFYEKREQQIQMMEEIQNSFYESKHIVIEAGTGVGKSLGYLWPSVLFAKQTGEKVVISTYTIQLQEQLLRKEIKLMEKMCPFPFKTVLLKGKNHYINLFKFEQSLREDETQYDVVLTKMQILVWLTRTESGDSDELNLTSGGQLFWNRLKHDGWHLSHTKDPWVGKDFYLSARKKAQEADIIITNHAMLLMDMVKESSMLPSYDHLVIDEAHHLEKSARQHLGVVLDYLSIKFTTAQLGMLDHKQLFYRLDQMITGHSVEMGHHPFEIDARIGQFYQDLEEAMTVLTSVFYKKAKKRHGVQKIQLRITAEMKKSSYWQPVIMAMERVISGMKYIEKECQNILQEIKDKKLKLADKEKALVEEFHSFLVDWSELKMNLQRVFIKDFDDHVLWLDGDTRSLPNSLSIQAQPVTVDRNLQDEIFTKKKSVVLTSATLTVSGSFQYFLNEIGLAGMGVKKLQLSSPFDYNEVSRLFVPTDVPEIQQVQAEEYIEAISSHLIGVAQATKGRMLILFTSYDMLRKTYELMKESGLLEEYVLMAQGITSGSRSRLTKNFQRFDKAILFGTSSFWEGVDIPGEDLSCLAMVRLPFSPPDEPVTQAKSDILKAEGKNPFSAHSLPEAIIRFKQGVGRLIRRSSDRGIVIVYDRRIMTTRYGNAFLKSIPSMEMREGDLYDLVSWIEDWL, from the coding sequence ATGTACCCATTCAAACTCGTTGTCGTGGACTTGGAGACAACAGGAAATTCTCCAAAACGTGGAGAAAAAATCATTCAAATATCAGCGGTTATTATAGAAGGTGGAAAAATCATTGATCAGTTCACCTCATTTGTTTCACCAGGTAAACCCATTCCTGCTTTCATTGAGGAATTAACCGGGATCAATGACGACATGGTGAAGGATGCCCCGGCATTTCATGAAATTGCACCAAAGATCCTTGAAATTCTGGATCAAGGGGTGTTCGTTGCCCATAACGTCCAATTTGATCTTTCATTTCTTCAGGCTGAATTAGAAGAAGCAGGCTATAACCCTTTCAAAGGACCGTCGTTTGATACGGTGGAATTGGCAAAAGTGGTGTTGCCTTCTGCTGACAGCTTTAAATTGAGTGAATTATCAAATTCACTGGATTTAAGCCACGTGAGACCCCATCAGGCAGATAGTGATGCTTATGTAACGGCTGAGATTCTTCTTTACTTCATTGAAGAGCTGTCAAAGCTCCCAATGGTCACCCTGGAGAAACTCTACAAGCTTTCATACCACCTGAAGAGCGATCTGTCGTTATTATTTGATGGAATCGTAAGTGAAAAGCAACGGCATGTAGACGATCTCCCGGCTGAGATGGAAGTCTATCGGGGCATTGCTTTAAAAAAGAAGGATGCTTCACCGAGTGATGAAGCCCCCATGGACGTTCTTGATCCGGAAGCATTTAATATAGAGGAATATCTCTCCCGGCATGTTCCTTTCTATGAAAAAAGGGAGCAGCAGATTCAGATGATGGAAGAAATTCAAAACTCCTTCTACGAATCAAAGCATATCGTCATCGAAGCAGGTACAGGGGTCGGGAAGTCACTGGGATACTTATGGCCTTCCGTTCTTTTTGCCAAACAAACAGGTGAAAAGGTGGTCATCAGTACTTACACGATCCAGCTGCAGGAACAGCTGCTCCGTAAAGAAATCAAACTCATGGAAAAAATGTGTCCGTTCCCTTTCAAAACAGTACTGTTAAAAGGGAAAAATCATTACATAAACTTGTTTAAATTCGAACAGTCCCTGAGAGAGGATGAAACGCAGTATGACGTTGTCCTCACCAAGATGCAAATCCTTGTATGGCTGACACGGACAGAGTCGGGTGATAGCGATGAACTTAACCTCACATCTGGCGGGCAATTGTTCTGGAATCGCTTAAAGCATGATGGCTGGCATCTTTCTCATACGAAAGATCCGTGGGTCGGGAAGGACTTCTACCTCTCTGCCAGGAAAAAAGCACAGGAAGCAGATATCATCATTACAAATCACGCTATGCTGCTGATGGACATGGTGAAGGAAAGCAGCATGCTTCCTTCTTATGATCATTTGGTGATCGATGAAGCGCATCATCTCGAAAAATCGGCAAGGCAGCACCTTGGGGTTGTACTGGATTACTTATCGATTAAATTCACAACCGCTCAATTAGGGATGCTGGATCATAAGCAGTTGTTTTATCGTCTGGATCAGATGATTACAGGACATTCAGTGGAAATGGGCCATCATCCATTCGAGATTGATGCACGTATCGGCCAGTTCTATCAGGATCTGGAAGAAGCGATGACGGTCCTGACCAGTGTTTTCTATAAAAAGGCCAAGAAAAGGCACGGGGTACAGAAAATCCAGCTCAGAATCACGGCGGAGATGAAGAAGAGCAGTTATTGGCAGCCGGTCATCATGGCGATGGAGCGTGTCATTTCCGGCATGAAGTATATTGAAAAAGAATGTCAAAACATCCTTCAGGAAATCAAGGATAAAAAGCTTAAGCTCGCCGACAAGGAAAAGGCCCTCGTTGAAGAATTCCACAGCTTTTTAGTCGATTGGTCTGAATTGAAGATGAATCTGCAAAGGGTGTTTATCAAGGATTTTGATGATCATGTACTCTGGCTGGACGGTGACACAAGATCCCTTCCAAACAGCCTATCCATACAGGCGCAGCCGGTCACGGTCGACAGGAATCTGCAGGACGAGATATTCACGAAAAAGAAAAGCGTCGTATTGACTTCGGCAACACTGACTGTCAGCGGCTCTTTCCAATATTTCCTGAATGAGATAGGGCTTGCCGGCATGGGGGTCAAAAAACTGCAGCTATCTTCACCTTTTGATTACAATGAGGTGTCAAGGCTGTTCGTTCCGACCGATGTCCCTGAAATCCAGCAGGTTCAGGCTGAAGAATATATCGAAGCGATCAGCTCTCATTTGATTGGTGTGGCACAGGCGACAAAAGGAAGAATGCTTATCCTTTTCACTTCATATGACATGCTGAGAAAGACGTATGAGCTTATGAAGGAAAGCGGATTGTTGGAGGAATACGTACTGATGGCGCAGGGGATTACCTCAGGCAGCCGCAGCCGCCTGACAAAGAACTTCCAGCGCTTCGATAAGGCGATTCTCTTCGGGACGAGCAGTTTTTGGGAAGGGGTGGATATACCGGGAGAAGACCTTTCCTGCCTTGCCATGGTCAGATTGCCATTTTCCCCTCCTGACGAGCCTGTCACCCAAGCGAAATCAGATATTCTCAAAGCGGAAGGAAAGAATCCGTTTTCGGCCCATTCGTTACCTGAAGCAATCATCCGTTTTAAACAGGGGGTCGGCAGGCTGATCCGAAGAAGCAGTGATCGTGGGATTGTAATTGTATACGACAGAAGAATCATGACCACGAGATACGGTAATGCTTTCTTAAAGTCGATACCTTCGATGGAGATGAGGGAAGGGGACCTGTATGATCTCGTGTCCTGGATCGAAGACTGGCTCTAA
- a CDS encoding pyridoxal phosphate-dependent aminotransferase — MEFTLADRVSALTPSTTLAITAKAKEMKSQGIDVIGLGAGEPDFNTPQHIIQAAYESMTEGHTKYTPSGGTAALKDAIIQKFQTDQNLSYSPSEIIVTSGAKHALYTLFQVILNDGDEVVIPTPYWVSYPEQVKLAGGNPVIVEGKEANEYKITPQQLKESISTRTKAVILNTPSNPTGMLYSKEELQEIGEVCLEHNILIVSDEIYEKLVYDGHSHTSIAELSSALKEQTIVINGVSKSHSMTGWRIGYAAGNQTIIKAMTNLASHSTSNPTTTSQYGAIAAYLGDQQPVEEMRAAFEERLNIVIDKLNAIPGFHCLKPQGAFYLFPNVSKAAKMTGYDDVDAFTKALLEEAKVAVIPGSGFGSDDNIRLSYATSLDALEKAIGRMHEFVVNKSE; from the coding sequence ATGGAATTTACGTTAGCTGACAGAGTGAGTGCATTAACACCATCTACTACTTTAGCGATTACCGCGAAAGCAAAGGAAATGAAGTCACAGGGGATCGATGTGATCGGCCTTGGGGCAGGTGAACCGGACTTCAATACCCCGCAGCACATCATCCAGGCTGCATACGAATCGATGACGGAAGGCCATACGAAATATACGCCATCCGGAGGCACGGCTGCCTTGAAGGACGCGATTATCCAAAAGTTCCAAACCGATCAAAATCTGTCCTATTCACCATCGGAGATCATTGTAACAAGCGGGGCAAAACACGCCCTGTATACATTATTTCAGGTGATCCTGAATGATGGAGATGAAGTGGTCATCCCGACGCCATATTGGGTCAGCTATCCTGAGCAGGTGAAGCTTGCCGGCGGGAATCCGGTGATTGTGGAAGGAAAAGAAGCAAATGAATATAAAATTACACCTCAACAATTAAAGGAAAGCATTTCAACCCGTACGAAAGCGGTCATTCTCAATACGCCAAGCAACCCGACAGGCATGCTGTATTCCAAAGAGGAATTACAGGAGATCGGTGAAGTGTGTTTGGAACACAACATCTTGATCGTATCGGATGAAATTTATGAAAAGCTTGTGTACGACGGGCATTCTCATACGTCCATTGCAGAATTATCTTCAGCGTTAAAGGAACAAACCATCGTCATCAACGGGGTGTCGAAATCCCATTCCATGACCGGATGGAGAATTGGTTATGCAGCAGGGAATCAAACCATCATTAAAGCGATGACCAATCTTGCCAGCCACTCGACCTCGAATCCAACAACAACCTCCCAATATGGGGCAATCGCTGCGTATCTTGGCGATCAACAGCCGGTAGAGGAAATGAGGGCTGCATTTGAAGAACGCTTGAATATTGTCATCGATAAGTTGAACGCCATTCCCGGTTTTCATTGCTTAAAGCCACAAGGTGCGTTCTATTTATTCCCGAATGTTTCAAAAGCCGCTAAAATGACAGGATACGATGATGTCGATGCCTTTACGAAAGCTTTGCTTGAAGAAGCGAAGGTTGCGGTGATTCCTGGTTCAGGTTTCGGATCAGACGACAATATCCGCTTGTCCTATGCTACAAGCCTTGACGCACTAGAAAAAGCAATCGGCCGTATGCATGAATTTGTCGTAAATAAAAGTGAATAA
- a CDS encoding CCA tRNA nucleotidyltransferase, producing MLPEIFQKAVPVLKKIEDAGYEAYFVGGSVRDYILGRPINDVDIATSALPQEMKEIFPRTVDVGIEHGTILVMYEGSDYEITTFRTESAYADFRRPDKVEFIRSLDGDLTRRDFTMNSMAMDSEGKIYDPFHGQRDIHNKLIRTVGSPHSRFSEDALRMMRGVRFVSQLGFSLDWATMDAMTEHSQLLGHIAVERKTMEFQKLLSGPFSQEALKLLTKTNLYQELPSLSPYKQALEKVADLPSVGYLSGDKSWLLLLAEMKMKDPQTFLKGWRLPTKTVKERCKELEILGHRIESGWSNALLYRAGLVAALNVEAVYGCMKADSRSDEEQIREAYRRLSITSREELAVTGKDLMGWTNLSGGPWVKELLSDIEIAVLDEIITNDKNQIRRWLEECNRL from the coding sequence GTGTTGCCGGAAATTTTTCAAAAAGCTGTACCGGTATTGAAAAAAATTGAAGATGCAGGTTATGAGGCCTATTTCGTTGGGGGATCTGTCAGGGATTATATACTGGGCAGGCCGATCAATGATGTAGATATCGCCACTTCTGCCCTCCCTCAAGAGATGAAAGAGATTTTCCCGAGAACTGTCGATGTGGGCATCGAACATGGCACGATACTCGTGATGTATGAAGGAAGTGATTATGAAATCACCACCTTCCGTACAGAATCTGCGTACGCTGATTTCAGGAGGCCTGACAAGGTGGAATTCATCCGTTCTCTTGATGGCGACCTGACCCGCCGGGATTTCACCATGAACAGTATGGCCATGGATAGTGAAGGGAAAATATATGATCCTTTTCATGGTCAGCGGGATATACATAACAAATTAATCCGTACGGTAGGGTCTCCACATTCAAGATTTTCAGAAGATGCACTGCGGATGATGAGGGGAGTCAGGTTTGTCAGTCAATTGGGCTTTAGCCTCGATTGGGCTACAATGGATGCAATGACAGAGCACTCTCAGCTGCTGGGCCACATAGCGGTTGAGAGAAAGACGATGGAATTTCAGAAATTACTGTCTGGTCCGTTTTCTCAGGAGGCTTTGAAGCTTCTCACAAAGACAAATCTTTATCAAGAACTCCCTTCCCTTTCTCCTTATAAGCAAGCGTTGGAAAAAGTGGCGGATTTGCCATCAGTGGGTTATTTGAGTGGAGATAAATCCTGGCTCCTTCTATTGGCTGAGATGAAGATGAAAGATCCCCAGACGTTTTTAAAAGGTTGGAGACTGCCGACGAAAACGGTCAAGGAGCGCTGCAAAGAACTTGAAATCCTCGGACACAGAATTGAATCGGGCTGGTCTAATGCTCTGCTTTACAGGGCAGGCCTGGTTGCTGCATTGAATGTGGAAGCGGTCTACGGGTGTATGAAAGCCGATAGCCGGTCGGATGAAGAACAAATCAGGGAAGCATACCGCCGGTTATCGATTACATCAAGGGAGGAGCTGGCCGTAACGGGTAAGGATTTAATGGGCTGGACGAATCTAAGTGGCGGACCATGGGTAAAAGAGCTTCTCTCAGACATTGAAATAGCAGTCCTTGATGAAATAATCACCAATGATAAAAATCAGATTAGGAGGTGGCTGGAGGAATGCAATCGACTATAA